In Salmonella enterica subsp. enterica serovar Typhimurium str. LT2, a single window of DNA contains:
- the atpG gene encoding membrane-bound ATP synthase, F1 sector, gamma-subunit (similar to E. coli membrane-bound ATP synthase, F1 sector, gamma-subunit (AAC76756.1); Blastp hit to AAC76756.1 (287 aa), 96% identity in aa 1 - 287), giving the protein MAGAKEIRSKIASVQNTQKITKAMEMVAASKMRKSQDRMAASRPYAETMRKVIGHLANGNLEYKHPYLEERDVKRVGYLVVSTDRGLCGGLNINLFKKLLADMKAWSDKGVQCELAMIGSKGVSFFNSVGGNVVAQVTGMGDNPSLSELIGPVKVMLQAYDEGRLDKLYIVSNKFINTMSQVPTITQLLPLPASEDDDLKRKAWDYLYEPDPKALLDTLLRRYVESQVYQGVVENLASEQAARMVAMKAATDNGGSLIKELQLVYNKARQASITQELTEIVSGAAAV; this is encoded by the coding sequence ATGGCCGGCGCAAAAGAGATACGTAGTAAGATCGCAAGCGTCCAGAACACGCAAAAGATCACTAAAGCGATGGAGATGGTCGCCGCTTCCAAAATGCGTAAATCGCAGGATCGCATGGCGGCCAGCCGTCCTTATGCAGAGACCATGCGCAAAGTGATTGGTCACCTTGCGAACGGTAATCTGGAATATAAGCACCCCTACCTGGAAGAGCGCGACGTTAAACGCGTGGGCTACCTGGTAGTGTCGACCGACCGTGGTTTGTGCGGTGGCTTGAACATTAACCTGTTCAAAAAGCTGCTGGCGGATATGAAGGCATGGTCCGATAAAGGCGTTCAGTGCGAACTCGCAATGATCGGCTCTAAGGGCGTGTCATTCTTTAATTCCGTAGGCGGCAACGTTGTCGCTCAGGTGACAGGTATGGGGGATAACCCTTCTCTGTCCGAACTGATCGGTCCGGTTAAAGTGATGTTGCAGGCCTACGACGAAGGCCGTCTGGACAAGCTTTACATTGTCAGCAACAAATTTATTAACACCATGTCTCAGGTGCCGACGATCACTCAACTGCTGCCGCTGCCGGCGTCAGAAGATGATGATCTGAAGCGTAAAGCCTGGGATTACCTGTATGAACCAGACCCGAAAGCGCTGCTGGATACTCTCCTGCGTCGTTATGTGGAGTCTCAGGTTTATCAGGGCGTGGTAGAAAACCTGGCCAGCGAGCAGGCCGCACGAATGGTGGCGATGAAAGCCGCAACCGATAATGGCGGCAGCCTGATTAAAGAGCTGCAGTTGGTATACAACAAAGCTCGTCAGGCCAGCATTACTCAGGAACTCACCGAGATCGTCTCGGGGGCCGCCGCGGTTTAA
- the atpI gene encoding membrane-bound ATP synthase subunit, F1-F0-type proton-ATPase (similar to E. coli membrane-bound ATP synthase, dispensable protein, affects expression of atpB (AAC76762.1); Blastp hit to AAC76762.1 (130 aa), 91% identity in aa 5 - 130), with the protein MSVSLVSRNVARKLLFIQFLAVIASGLLFCLKDPFWGISAVCGGLAVALPNMLFMIFAWRHQAHTPAKGRVSWTFAFGEAFKVLAMLVLLVVALAVLKAVFLPLIVTWVLVLVVQILAPAVINNKG; encoded by the coding sequence ATGTCTGTGTCGCTCGTGAGTCGAAACGTTGCTCGTAAGCTTCTGTTCATTCAGTTTCTGGCGGTAATAGCAAGTGGATTGCTGTTTTGCCTCAAAGACCCCTTCTGGGGCATCTCCGCAGTATGTGGGGGATTGGCAGTGGCACTGCCTAATATGTTGTTTATGATATTTGCCTGGCGTCACCAGGCGCATACACCTGCTAAGGGCCGCGTGTCCTGGACTTTCGCCTTCGGTGAAGCCTTCAAGGTGTTAGCGATGCTGGTTTTACTGGTGGTGGCGTTGGCGGTTTTAAAGGCGGTGTTTTTGCCGCTGATCGTTACGTGGGTTTTGGTGCTGGTGGTTCAGATACTGGCGCCGGCTGTAATTAACAACAAAGGGTAA
- the gidB gene encoding associated with glucose-inhibited division (similar to E. coli glucose-inhibited division; chromosome replication? (AAC76763.1); Blastp hit to AAC76763.1 (207 aa), 85% identity in aa 1 - 207): MLNKLSRLLADAGISLTDHQKTLLVAYVDMLHKWNKAYNLTSVRDPNEMLVRHILDSIVVAPYLQGQRFIDVGTGPGLPGIPLAIVLPDAHFTLLDSLGKRVRFLRQVQHELKLENITPVQSRVEAYPSEPPFDGVISRAFASLNDMVSWCHHLPGEKGRFYALKGQLPGDEIASLPDNFSVESVEKLRVPQLEGERHLVIIKSNKV; encoded by the coding sequence GTGCTCAACAAACTCTCTCGTCTGCTGGCTGATGCCGGTATTTCTCTTACCGATCACCAGAAAACGCTGCTGGTCGCCTACGTTGATATGCTGCACAAATGGAACAAAGCATACAACCTGACGTCAGTGCGGGATCCCAACGAAATGTTGGTACGCCATATTCTCGACAGCATAGTCGTTGCGCCGTATCTTCAGGGACAGCGTTTTATCGACGTAGGAACAGGACCGGGGCTGCCGGGCATCCCGCTGGCTATTGTTCTCCCTGACGCGCATTTCACCTTACTCGACAGCCTGGGCAAGCGGGTACGTTTTCTGCGTCAGGTCCAGCACGAACTGAAACTGGAAAACATCACGCCGGTTCAAAGCCGCGTTGAAGCCTATCCCTCCGAACCGCCGTTTGATGGCGTTATCAGCCGCGCTTTCGCATCGTTGAATGATATGGTGAGCTGGTGCCACCATCTGCCGGGAGAGAAAGGGCGTTTTTATGCCTTAAAAGGGCAATTGCCAGGGGATGAAATTGCCTCACTACCTGACAATTTTAGCGTCGAATCTGTTGAAAAATTACGCGTTCCGCAACTGGAAGGCGAGCGGCATCTGGTGATTATTAAGTCAAACAAAGTTTAA
- the atpD gene encoding membrane-bound ATP synthase, F1 sector, beta-subunit (similar to E. coli membrane-bound ATP synthase, F1 sector, beta-subunit (AAC76755.1); Blastp hit to AAC76755.1 (460 aa), 99% identity in aa 1 - 460): MATGKIVQVIGAVVDVEFPQDAVPRVYDALEVQNGNEKLVLEVQQQLGGGIVRTIAMGSSDGLRRGLDVKDLEHPIEVPVGKATLGRIMNVLGEPVDMKGEIGEEERWAIHRAAPSYEELSNSQELLETGIKVIDLMCPFAKGGKVGLFGGAGVGKTVNMMELIRNIAIEHSGYSVFAGVGERTREGNDFYHEMTDSNVIDKVSLVYGQMNEPPGNRLRVALTGLTMAEKFRDEGRDVLLFVDNIYRYTLAGTEVSALLGRMPSAVGYQPTLAEEMGVLQERITSTKTGSITSVQAVYVPADDLTDPSPATTFAHLDATVVLSRQIASLGIYPAVDPLDSTSRQLDPLVVGQEHYDTARGVQSILQRYQELKDIIAILGMDELSEEDKLVVARARKIQRFLSQPFFVAEVFTGSPGKYVSLKDTIRGFKGIMEGEYDHLPEQAFYMVGSIDEAVEKAKKL, encoded by the coding sequence ATGGCTACTGGAAAGATTGTCCAGGTAATCGGCGCCGTGGTCGACGTCGAGTTCCCTCAGGATGCCGTACCACGCGTGTACGATGCCCTTGAGGTGCAGAATGGTAATGAGAAGCTGGTGCTGGAAGTTCAGCAGCAGCTTGGCGGCGGTATTGTGCGTACCATCGCGATGGGGTCTTCTGACGGTCTGCGTCGCGGTCTGGATGTAAAAGATCTCGAACACCCGATCGAAGTCCCGGTAGGTAAAGCTACGCTGGGTCGTATCATGAACGTCCTGGGCGAACCGGTCGACATGAAAGGCGAGATCGGCGAAGAAGAGCGTTGGGCGATTCACCGCGCAGCGCCTTCCTACGAAGAGTTGTCAAACTCTCAGGAACTGCTGGAAACCGGTATCAAAGTTATCGACCTGATGTGTCCGTTCGCGAAGGGCGGTAAAGTCGGTCTGTTCGGTGGTGCGGGTGTAGGTAAAACCGTAAACATGATGGAGCTTATCCGTAACATCGCGATCGAGCACTCCGGTTACTCAGTGTTTGCGGGCGTAGGGGAACGTACTCGTGAGGGTAACGACTTCTACCACGAAATGACCGACTCCAACGTTATCGATAAAGTATCCCTGGTGTATGGCCAGATGAACGAGCCGCCGGGAAACCGTCTGCGCGTTGCATTGACCGGTCTGACCATGGCGGAGAAATTCCGTGACGAAGGTCGTGACGTACTGCTGTTCGTCGATAACATCTATCGTTACACCCTGGCCGGTACGGAAGTATCCGCACTGCTGGGCCGTATGCCTTCCGCAGTAGGTTACCAGCCGACTCTGGCGGAAGAGATGGGCGTTCTGCAGGAACGTATCACCTCCACCAAAACCGGTTCTATCACCTCCGTACAGGCGGTATACGTACCGGCGGATGACTTGACTGACCCGTCTCCAGCCACCACCTTTGCGCACTTAGATGCAACCGTGGTACTGAGCCGTCAGATCGCATCCCTGGGTATCTACCCGGCCGTTGACCCGCTGGACTCCACCAGCCGTCAGCTGGATCCGCTGGTTGTTGGTCAGGAACACTACGACACCGCGCGTGGCGTTCAGTCCATCCTGCAGCGTTATCAGGAACTGAAAGACATCATCGCCATCCTCGGTATGGATGAACTGTCTGAAGAAGATAAACTGGTGGTAGCTCGCGCGCGTAAAATTCAGCGCTTCCTGTCCCAGCCGTTCTTCGTGGCGGAAGTATTTACCGGTTCTCCGGGCAAATACGTCTCCCTGAAAGACACCATCCGTGGCTTTAAAGGCATCATGGAAGGCGAATACGATCACCTGCCGGAGCAGGCGTTCTACATGGTCGGTTCCATCGACGAAGCCGTGGAAAAAGCCAAAAAACTTTAA
- the atpB gene encoding membrane-bound ATP synthase, F0 sector, subunit a (important for FO assembly; similar to E. coli membrane-bound ATP synthase, F0 sector, subunit a (AAC76761.1); Blastp hit to AAC76761.1 (271 aa), 96% identity in aa 1 - 271) produces the protein MASENMTPQEYIGHHLNNLQLDLRTFSLVDPQNPPATFWTLNIDSMFFSVVLGLLFLVMFRSVAKKATSGVPGKFQTAIELIVGFVHGSVKDMYHGKSKLIAPLALTIFVWVFLMNLMDLLPIDLLPYIAEHWLGLPATRVVPSADVNITLSMALGVFILILFYSIKMKGIGGFAKELTLQPFNHWAFIPVNLILEGVSLLSKPVSLGLRLFGNMYAGELIFILIAGLLPWWSQWILNVPWAIFHILIITLQAFIFMVLTIVYLSMASEEH, from the coding sequence ATGGCTTCAGAAAATATGACGCCGCAGGAATACATAGGACACCATCTGAATAACCTTCAGTTGGACCTGCGTACTTTCTCGCTGGTGGATCCGCAGAACCCCCCAGCCACCTTCTGGACGCTCAATATTGACTCCATGTTCTTCTCGGTGGTGCTGGGTCTGTTGTTTCTGGTGATGTTCCGTAGCGTTGCTAAAAAAGCGACCAGCGGCGTGCCAGGCAAGTTTCAGACCGCGATTGAGCTGATAGTCGGCTTTGTGCATGGCAGCGTCAAAGACATGTACCATGGCAAAAGCAAGCTGATTGCGCCGCTGGCCCTGACGATTTTCGTCTGGGTATTCCTTATGAACCTGATGGACTTACTGCCTATCGACCTGCTGCCGTATATCGCTGAGCATTGGCTGGGTCTGCCGGCAACGCGCGTGGTGCCGTCTGCTGACGTCAACATCACCCTGTCGATGGCGCTGGGCGTATTCATCCTTATTCTGTTCTACAGCATCAAAATGAAAGGCATCGGCGGCTTCGCAAAAGAGTTGACGCTGCAGCCGTTCAATCACTGGGCGTTCATTCCTGTCAACTTAATCCTTGAAGGGGTAAGTCTGCTGTCCAAACCGGTTTCTCTCGGTCTGCGACTGTTCGGCAACATGTATGCCGGTGAGCTGATTTTCATTCTGATTGCTGGTCTGTTGCCGTGGTGGTCACAGTGGATTCTGAATGTGCCGTGGGCCATTTTCCACATCCTGATTATTACGCTGCAAGCCTTCATTTTCATGGTTCTGACGATTGTCTATCTGTCGATGGCGTCCGAAGAGCATTAA
- the atpH gene encoding membrane-bound ATP synthase, F1 sector, delta-subunit (similar to E. coli membrane-bound ATP synthase, F1 sector, delta-subunit (AAC76758.1); Blastp hit to AAC76758.1 (177 aa), 94% identity in aa 1 - 177), whose product MSEFVTVARPYAKAAFDFAVEHQSVERWQDMLAFAAEVTKNEQMAELLSGALAPETLAESFIAVCGEQLDENGQNLIRVMAENNRLNALPDVLEQFIHLRAASEATSEVEVTSATALSEEQLSKISAAMEKRLSRKVKLNCKIDKSVMAGVIIRAGDMVIDGSVRGRLERLADVLQS is encoded by the coding sequence ATGTCTGAATTTGTTACGGTAGCTCGCCCCTACGCCAAAGCAGCTTTTGACTTTGCCGTTGAACACCAAAGTGTAGAGCGCTGGCAGGATATGCTGGCGTTTGCCGCCGAGGTAACCAAGAACGAACAAATGGCAGAGCTTCTCTCTGGCGCGCTGGCGCCGGAAACGCTCGCTGAGTCGTTTATCGCAGTCTGCGGTGAGCAGTTAGACGAAAACGGTCAGAACCTGATTCGGGTGATGGCTGAAAATAATCGTCTGAACGCGCTCCCGGATGTTCTGGAGCAGTTTATTCATCTGCGTGCCGCCAGTGAAGCTACCTCCGAGGTAGAAGTTACGTCGGCAACCGCATTGAGTGAAGAGCAGCTTTCGAAAATCAGCGCCGCGATGGAAAAACGTCTGTCACGCAAAGTGAAGCTGAATTGCAAAATCGATAAGTCTGTAATGGCAGGCGTTATCATCCGGGCGGGTGATATGGTCATTGATGGCAGCGTACGCGGCCGTCTTGAGCGCCTTGCAGACGTCTTGCAGTCTTAA
- the atpC gene encoding membrane-bound ATP synthase, F1 sector, epsilon-subunit (similar to E. coli membrane-bound ATP synthase, F1 sector, epsilon-subunit (AAC76754.1); Blastp hit to AAC76754.1 (139 aa), 97% identity in aa 1 - 139) → MAMTYHLDVVSAEQQMFSGLVEKIQVTGSEGELGIYPGHAPLLTAIKPGMIRIVKQHGHEEFIYLSGGILEVQPGSVTVLADTAIRGQDLDEARALEAKRKAEEHIKSSHGDVDYAQASAELAKAIAKLRVIELTKKAM, encoded by the coding sequence ATGGCAATGACTTACCACCTGGATGTCGTCAGCGCGGAGCAACAAATGTTCTCCGGTCTGGTCGAGAAAATCCAGGTTACGGGTAGCGAAGGCGAACTGGGGATTTACCCGGGGCACGCGCCGCTACTCACCGCCATTAAGCCTGGTATGATTCGCATCGTTAAGCAGCACGGTCATGAAGAGTTTATCTATCTGTCCGGCGGCATTCTGGAAGTGCAGCCTGGCAGCGTGACCGTTCTGGCGGATACCGCGATTCGCGGTCAGGATCTCGACGAAGCGCGAGCCCTGGAAGCGAAGCGTAAAGCCGAAGAGCACATTAAGAGCTCGCACGGTGACGTGGATTACGCTCAGGCGTCTGCGGAACTGGCCAAAGCGATCGCTAAACTGCGCGTTATCGAGTTGACCAAAAAAGCGATGTAA
- the atpF gene encoding membrane-bound ATP synthase, F0 sector, subunit b (similar to E. coli membrane-bound ATP synthase, F0 sector, subunit b (AAC76759.1); Blastp hit to AAC76759.1 (156 aa), 96% identity in aa 1 - 156) produces the protein MNLNATILGQAIAFILFVWFCMKYVWPPLMAAIEKRQKEIADGLASAERAHKDLDLAKASATDQLKKAKAEAQVIIEQANKRRAQILDEAKTEAEQERTKIVAQAQAEIEAERKRAREELRKQVAILAVAGAEKIIERSVDEAANSDIVDKLVAEL, from the coding sequence GTGAATCTTAACGCAACAATCCTCGGCCAGGCCATCGCGTTTATTCTCTTTGTCTGGTTTTGCATGAAGTACGTATGGCCGCCGTTAATGGCAGCCATCGAGAAACGTCAGAAAGAAATTGCTGACGGTCTCGCTTCTGCTGAACGAGCACATAAGGATCTTGACCTTGCAAAGGCCAGCGCGACCGACCAGCTGAAAAAAGCGAAAGCGGAAGCTCAGGTAATCATCGAGCAGGCAAACAAACGCCGCGCTCAGATCCTGGACGAAGCCAAAACTGAAGCAGAGCAGGAACGTACTAAAATCGTGGCGCAGGCGCAGGCGGAAATTGAAGCCGAGCGTAAACGCGCCCGTGAAGAGCTGCGTAAGCAAGTTGCTATCCTGGCTGTTGCTGGCGCCGAGAAGATCATCGAACGTTCCGTGGATGAAGCTGCTAACAGCGACATCGTGGATAAACTTGTCGCTGAACTGTAA
- the atpA gene encoding membrane-bound ATP synthase, F1 sector, alpha-subunit (similar to E. coli membrane-bound ATP synthase, F1 sector, alpha-subunit (AAC76757.1); Blastp hit to AAC76757.1 (513 aa), 98% identity in aa 1 - 513) produces the protein MQLNSTEISELIKQRIAQFNVVSEAHNEGTIVSVSDGVIRIHGLADCMQGEMISLPGNRYAIALNLERDSVGAVVMGPYADLAEGMKVKCTGRILEVPVGRGLLGRVVNTLGAPIDGKGPVDNDGFSAVEAIAPGVIDRQSVDQPVQTGYKAVDSMIPIGRGQRELIIGDRQTGKTALAIDAIINQRDSGIKCIYVAIGQKASTISNVVRKLEEHGALANTIVVVATASESAALQYLAPYAGCAMGEYFRDRGEDALIIYDDLSKQAVAYRQISLLLRRPPGREAFPGDVFYLHSRLLERAARVNADYVEAFTKGEVKGKTGSLTALPIIETQAGDVSAFVPTNVISITDGQIFLESNLFNAGIRPAVNPGISVSRVGGAAQTKIMKKLSGGIRTALAQYRELAAFSQFASDLDDATRKQLDHGQKVTELLKQKQYAPMSVAQQSLVLFAAERGYLADVELAKIGSFEAALLAYVDRDHAPLMQEINQSGGYNDEIEGKLKGILDSFKATQSW, from the coding sequence ATGCAACTGAATTCCACCGAAATCAGCGAACTGATCAAGCAGCGCATTGCTCAGTTCAATGTGGTGAGCGAAGCTCACAACGAAGGTACTATTGTTTCTGTCAGTGACGGTGTTATCCGCATTCACGGCCTGGCCGATTGTATGCAGGGTGAAATGATCTCCCTGCCGGGTAACCGTTACGCTATCGCACTGAACCTGGAGCGCGACTCCGTGGGTGCGGTAGTCATGGGTCCATACGCTGACCTTGCCGAAGGCATGAAGGTTAAATGTACGGGTCGTATCCTGGAAGTTCCGGTTGGCCGCGGCCTGCTGGGACGTGTGGTAAACACCCTGGGTGCGCCAATTGACGGTAAAGGTCCGGTTGATAATGACGGCTTCTCTGCCGTTGAAGCGATTGCGCCGGGCGTTATCGATCGTCAGTCTGTCGATCAGCCGGTGCAGACCGGCTATAAAGCCGTTGACTCCATGATCCCAATCGGTCGTGGTCAGCGTGAACTGATCATCGGTGACCGTCAGACCGGTAAAACCGCGCTGGCTATCGACGCCATCATCAACCAGCGCGACTCCGGCATCAAATGTATCTATGTCGCTATCGGCCAGAAAGCGTCCACCATCTCTAACGTGGTGCGTAAACTGGAAGAGCACGGCGCGCTGGCTAACACCATTGTTGTGGTGGCGACCGCGTCCGAATCCGCTGCGCTGCAATATCTGGCGCCGTATGCCGGTTGCGCAATGGGCGAATACTTCCGTGACCGCGGCGAAGATGCGCTGATCATTTACGATGACCTGTCTAAACAGGCTGTTGCTTACCGTCAGATCTCCCTGCTGCTCCGTCGTCCGCCAGGACGTGAAGCATTCCCGGGCGACGTATTCTACCTCCACTCTCGTCTGCTGGAGCGTGCTGCGCGTGTTAACGCCGACTACGTCGAAGCCTTCACTAAAGGTGAAGTGAAAGGGAAAACCGGTTCACTGACTGCGCTGCCGATTATCGAAACGCAGGCAGGTGACGTTTCCGCGTTCGTTCCGACCAACGTAATTTCCATTACCGATGGTCAGATCTTCCTGGAATCTAACCTGTTTAACGCCGGTATCCGTCCTGCGGTTAACCCGGGTATCTCGGTATCCCGTGTAGGTGGCGCAGCCCAGACCAAGATCATGAAAAAACTGTCCGGTGGTATTCGTACCGCGCTGGCGCAGTATCGTGAACTGGCGGCGTTCTCTCAGTTTGCATCCGACCTTGACGATGCCACCCGTAAACAGCTTGACCACGGTCAGAAAGTGACCGAACTGCTGAAACAGAAACAGTATGCGCCGATGTCCGTCGCGCAGCAGTCTCTGGTTCTGTTCGCAGCAGAACGTGGTTATCTGGCGGATGTCGAACTGGCGAAAATCGGTAGCTTCGAAGCCGCACTGCTGGCTTACGTCGACCGTGATCACGCTCCGCTGATGCAAGAGATCAACCAGTCCGGTGGCTATAACGACGAAATCGAAGGCAAGCTGAAAGGCATCCTCGATTCCTTCAAAGCAACCCAGTCCTGGTAA
- the gidA gene encoding associated with glucose-inhibited division (similar to E. coli glucose-inhibited division; chromosome replication? (AAC76764.1); Blastp hit to AAC76764.1 (629 aa), 97% identity in aa 1 - 629): MFYQDPFDVIIIGGGHAGTEAAMAAARMGQQTLLLTHNIDTLGQMSCNPAIGGIGKGHLVKEVDALGGLMAKAIDQAGIQFRILNASKGPAVRATRAQADRVLYRQAVRTALENQPNLMIFQQAVEDLIVENDRVVGAVTQMGLKFRAKAVVLTVGTFLDGKIHIGLDNYSGGRAGDPPSIPLSRRLRELPLRVSRLKTGTPPRIDARTIDFSVLAQQHGDNPMPVFSFMGNASQHPQQVPCYITHTNEKTHDVIRNNLDRSPMYAGVIEGIGPRYCPSIEDKVMRFADRNQHQIFLEPEGLTSNEIYPNGISTSLPFDVQMQIVRSMQGMENAKIVRPGYAIEYDFFDPRDLKPTLESKFIHGLFFAGQINGTTGYEEAAAQGLLAGLNAARLSADKEGWAPARSQAYLGVLVDDLCTLGTKEPYRMFTSRAEYRLMLREDNADLRLTEMGRELGLVDDERWARFNEKLENIERERQRLKSTWVTPSAESADEVNAHLTTPLSREASGEDLLRRPEMTYAQLTSLAAFAPALEDEQAAEQVEIQVKYEGYIARQQDEIEKQLRNENTLLPATLDYRQVSGLSNEVIAKLNDHKPASIGQASRISGVTPAAISILLVWLKKQGMLRRSA; the protein is encoded by the coding sequence ATGTTTTATCAGGATCCTTTTGACGTCATTATTATTGGCGGGGGTCATGCAGGCACTGAGGCCGCGATGGCCGCAGCGCGTATGGGTCAACAGACTCTGCTTTTGACACACAATATTGACACGTTGGGACAGATGAGCTGCAACCCGGCGATCGGCGGTATTGGAAAGGGACATCTGGTAAAAGAGGTGGATGCGCTCGGCGGTCTGATGGCGAAAGCGATCGATCAGGCAGGTATTCAGTTTAGGATACTAAACGCCAGCAAAGGTCCGGCCGTTCGCGCTACCCGGGCTCAGGCGGATCGAGTCTTATACCGCCAGGCGGTGCGTACCGCGCTGGAGAATCAGCCGAATCTGATGATCTTCCAGCAAGCTGTTGAAGATCTGATTGTCGAAAACGATCGCGTTGTCGGCGCCGTGACCCAAATGGGGCTCAAATTCCGCGCGAAAGCGGTGGTACTGACCGTCGGAACCTTCCTGGATGGCAAAATTCATATTGGTCTGGATAACTACAGCGGCGGTCGTGCTGGCGATCCGCCATCCATCCCGCTGTCTCGCCGTCTGCGTGAGCTTCCGCTACGCGTCAGCCGCCTGAAAACCGGCACACCGCCGCGTATTGATGCGCGTACTATCGATTTCAGCGTGTTGGCTCAACAGCATGGCGATAACCCGATGCCGGTTTTCTCGTTTATGGGGAATGCTTCTCAGCATCCGCAACAGGTGCCGTGTTACATCACGCATACCAATGAGAAAACCCATGACGTGATTCGTAATAACCTCGATCGTAGCCCAATGTACGCTGGCGTGATCGAAGGGATCGGCCCACGCTACTGTCCTTCGATCGAAGACAAGGTGATGCGTTTTGCCGATCGTAACCAGCATCAGATCTTCCTTGAGCCGGAAGGACTGACCTCTAACGAGATTTACCCTAACGGTATCTCCACCAGCCTGCCGTTTGACGTGCAGATGCAGATTGTCCGTTCCATGCAGGGTATGGAGAACGCGAAGATCGTTCGCCCTGGTTACGCGATTGAGTACGATTTCTTCGACCCGCGCGATCTGAAACCGACTCTGGAAAGTAAATTTATTCACGGCCTGTTCTTTGCTGGTCAAATCAACGGTACTACCGGCTATGAAGAGGCTGCGGCGCAGGGCTTGCTCGCTGGTCTGAATGCCGCGCGTCTTTCCGCCGACAAAGAGGGCTGGGCGCCTGCGCGTTCTCAGGCTTATCTCGGCGTGCTGGTGGACGATCTCTGTACGCTGGGCACCAAAGAGCCGTATCGCATGTTTACCTCCCGTGCCGAATATCGTCTGATGCTACGTGAGGACAATGCCGATCTGCGTCTGACTGAAATGGGCCGCGAGCTGGGTCTGGTGGATGATGAACGCTGGGCGCGCTTCAACGAGAAGCTGGAAAATATCGAACGCGAACGTCAGCGGCTGAAATCGACATGGGTAACGCCGTCTGCGGAATCCGCCGATGAAGTGAATGCGCATTTGACCACGCCTCTCTCCCGTGAGGCCAGCGGCGAAGATCTGTTGCGTCGTCCGGAAATGACCTACGCGCAGCTCACTTCGCTTGCCGCATTCGCGCCTGCGCTTGAAGATGAGCAAGCCGCTGAGCAGGTGGAAATCCAGGTCAAATACGAAGGCTATATCGCTCGCCAGCAGGATGAGATTGAAAAACAACTACGTAACGAGAATACGTTGCTACCTGCCACGCTGGATTATCGTCAGGTTTCCGGTCTGTCGAACGAAGTTATCGCCAAGCTGAACGATCATAAACCGGCGTCTATCGGCCAGGCATCGCGTATCTCCGGCGTTACGCCAGCGGCAATCTCCATTCTGCTGGTATGGCTGAAAAAACAAGGTATGCTGCGTCGTAGCGCTTGA
- the atpE gene encoding membrane-bound ATP synthase, F0 sector, subunit c (ATP synthase C chain. (SW:ATPL_ECOLI)), with product MENLNMDLLYMAAAVMMGLAAIGAAIGIGILGGKFLEGAARQPDLIPLLRTQFFIVMGLVDAIPMIAVGLGLYVMFAVA from the coding sequence ATGGAAAACCTGAATATGGATCTGCTGTACATGGCTGCCGCTGTGATGATGGGTCTGGCGGCAATCGGTGCTGCGATCGGTATCGGCATCCTCGGGGGTAAATTCCTGGAAGGCGCGGCGCGTCAACCTGATCTGATTCCTCTGCTGCGTACTCAGTTCTTTATCGTTATGGGTCTGGTGGATGCTATCCCGATGATCGCTGTAGGTCTGGGTCTGTACGTGATGTTCGCTGTCGCGTAG